The sequence CGATAGGCGAGCTCATTGGACAAGCCCGGGATGTGCGTATCGCTGGTTTCAATCGCACTCAGCCGTGCCACTTCCCGGCCCTGAACCAGAATGGAGCCACCGGTAACCTGGACCGTAAGATTCTCCACCGCGGCCTGTTTGGCGGAAGATTCCGGCAACGGCACGTCCGCTGTATTCTGCATGACTTTGACGTCGGACGAATTAACCATCAGAAAAAACACCAGGATGGTAAAAATGTCCATGAGCGAGACCAGATTGAGCCCCCCCGCCTTGTGCATCCGACCATAATGACGCTGAATCCTGCGGGCCTTTCGTGAGGTCTTCATGCGCCCTCCCCGGAGTCAGAACCCTCTCGGCTTGCCAGCTCCCTGTTCTCCGGAGCATCCATGAGCGCAACGTCCGGGAAAAGCTCGCCTTCGACGACACTGGCAGCAACCACCGCTGGGTATGACCGGACCGTATCCATGGCGGTTACCAGGGTCTGGTAGTCGATATCCGGCCCGACTTCGAGCACAATGTCGGTCTTGTCCGGGACACGGCGTTTTATCTGCTGCAATACCTGCCTCAGCCCCACGAAATCCTGCTCGCCATCGGTAACCGGCAATGCCCTGATAACGCCGTGCTTGCTGTCGGCGATTTCCATACCGTCAGGAATCAGGGTTACTACCAGCTTGAGCTCCTTCGGCGTCAGGTCCTCTGCGCTCCCGGTCCCTGGAAAATTCAGTTCAATCATCCTGATCTGGCTGAACACCATTCCCAGCAACAAGACAGGCACCAGCACAATCATCAGGTTCATGAACGGCGTAATATCCAGCTCTGGAGAACTGGCAAACTTGCGATGTCGGCGTCTCATACAGGGTTACCCACGCTGTTTTCGACCCAATATCCGTTTCCCAGCATCAGGCAACGGCACCCTGGCTTTTTTGATCGGAGATGATATTCAGCAATTTGACGCCGGCCATCTCGAAGCTGTCCACAATCTCATTGGTGCGGGTTTGAAGTAAGGCGTGGAACATCAGTAGTGGGATGGCGGACATCAGCCCGAATGCCGTGGTATTCATGGCTACGGAGATACTCTCGGACAACAGGCTCGCCTTCTGTGAGGGATCCGCCGCCGCCACAGCGGTAAACGCTGAGATCAGCCCGATAATCGTACCCAGCAGACCCAGCAAGGTTGCAACATTTGCCAGGGTTGCAAGGTATTGCGTTCGTTTTTCCAGCCTCGGGAGCACCTCCATCAAGCCCTCCTCCATGGCGTACTCAATGTCCTCCCGGCGGCTGTTATTGAGCAGACGGCCGATGCCCGCGCCCATGATTGAGGCGATAGCACTGTCAGAAGTGCTGGCTGCCTTCATTGCACGATGGTAATCCCGCTTCTGGAGAAGTGGCAGGATTCCCTTTTCGAAAGCCGTACGGTTTCGGCGCCGGACCGACGCAAGGTAGAAAAAGCGTTCGAGGGTAATAGCGAGACCGACTGCAAGCACCACCGCAATGGGGTACATGAAAGGGCCGCCATCCTGAAAAAACCTGATCACTGTATCCAGCATGTTTGTTCTCCGTCGTTACTGCGTCGTCACGGCTGAATCCCGACCGGGACTCAGAACCAGGGGATTAAGAGTTTTCCGGAACACCCGGTGCTGCTCCAGCGTGACCGGATTAACCGGTTGGACTAGTTCTGGCGCCTTGTCTTCCAGTGCCTGCCTGGGCCTTCGTGGCAGGCTTGGTGCCTGCCACGGAAGAATGTAGAGAACACGGGGATTGTCCTCACCGATACTCGCTGAAATACCCTCGACCGTGAGGGTGGTCCGGTCAGATCGGGAATCGCCGGCAGAAGCCGATGCCGGCGAAGCAGCGATGCTGGACACCGGAAATAGTGCGATCCAGGCGAAGAACGTCAGCCAGGGTTTGCCGTTCAGGGTTCGGTTCGCCATCACTTAATCCAGCCTTCTTTGCAGGTCAGCAATCCATCCGGCCACCACTTTGTCCTCCACTCCGGAAATCTCACGGTACCTTTCGTAATGGGTCAGGGCTTTTTGAAGATCCAGCAAATACAACTCGGCAATCACAGCCAGGTTGTAATGCAACTCGGCCACCTCTGGTGAATAGCGCAACCCTCGCTCTAACAGTGACGCGGACTCGGCAAACTTCTTCTCTTCTTGCAGCAGTACCGCGAGGTTGTTAACCACAACCGGGTCTTGAGGATTGAGTTCGACTGCCTGTCGCCAGGCCTGTTCAGCCGCGCGTTTACGGCCCTGCTCATAGGCCTGTTTACCCTCTCGGGCAAATTCCAGCGCCAGCTCCGGACTGACGGGTTCCGATTCCTTCACGACCGGTCCCGAGCAGGCTGCAAGCACTCCGACACAAAGCCCCACGAAAACCTGGCGGACACCCCATCTATCAAGCATCATCACTGGCCTCCAATGCCCATGTCATCCAGCGGACCGAGCGGTCATAACGACCGGGATTCATGTCGGCCAGCACCCCAAGGCTTTTGCCAATCCAGGCATCGTAACCCTGGGCGGCGATGCGCTGATGGTTCTCGGAATGAAGTCGAATCGCCTTCTCTTCGAAAGGAAAGGCTTCCTCTTCCAGCAACATTTGATATTGCATGGATTCCAGTTCGTTCAGGTCGGTGGGCACGGCTGATCCCATCAGGTCCCGGGCGAGTACGCGATAGAGTTCGGCGCGGCGGTAGAGCGACTCGGATCGCATCTGCTCGCCACCGAGCTTTTCCGCATCCAGGAAGCGTTGCCGTGCGCTTTCCAATGCCCGCTGCTTGCGATCAAGGGACTCCGGTAACGGATGGGTTAATGACATACCTGAAAAGCTCGCGGCAGCTCTTGCACCGAGTGCCATGGAACTCCGGGCTGCCCAGGCAAGTGTCTGTTCCGAGTGCCAGGGGCTCGCCAATTCGCGATCAACCAGCTCCTGTTGCAGCTCATAACGGTCGCTTACGCTCTCCATGAGCCGGTGCCGCATTGTCTGCATCTGGAGGTGTTGGCCGGCGGTATCGGCATCCGAATGAGCCGACAGATAGTCCCGGTACAGGGCGTTTCGGTTCACGGTCTCGCCTGCCTGATGGAACAGGTCAGCAGCCCTCAGTTTTAAAGGCCAGGGATCCTCAGCGTTTCCAGCCGCGTTCAACAACTCCGTGGCGGCGGAAGCCGGTTGGTTTGACGCGACATAGGCGTGAACCAGCTTGGCACTAACCTCCTCGGTCAATGGATGGCCCGGAAAATCCTGACGGAAGCGATTGAGCTCGTTGATGGCCGGGTACAATTGAGAGGCTTTCAGCAGTGCGTTGGCGGCGTCATAGCGGCCTCTGGTGGCGATTTCTGAATTCGGTAACGCAGCGCCCACCCGCTTGAAATGGTCTACAGCGATTTCAGTATTGCCATTCGCCGCAGCCAGTTCGCCCTGCCGATAAATCGCCGTTGCCATCTGCTGCCTGACCGATGCGCCGGCGTCCCTCTCCAGCCCCTCAATCTCGTTTTCCGACATGATTTCCAGGACCTGCTTCCAAGCTCGTTCCGCAAGCCCATACTCACCCTGCTGCTGCCGAACTTTGGCCAAGGTGAGCCAGGCCGGGTAGCGTTCGGTCGCAGAGGCACGCTCGTTCGCGACGGTTTTCTCTCCGTAATGAAGGGCGCGTTTTGCATCGCCCTCCGTGAACCATCGTGCTGCCAGATCCGCCGTCAAACCGGGGAGACGGGGATCGTCAGAAAAACGCTCGGCAAAACGCTCAGACTCCACGGAGAGCGCTGCCAGATCCGGCTGGAATTCAGGTGTTCGACGAATGTCGTCAACGCCTTCTCTGAGCAGCACCACAGCCGCCCATCCGGCATCAGCGGCCTCGCCATATTCCTCTTCGGCATAGGCGGCGTTCTGAAAACCTGAAAGGGCTGCAGCATACTCCCCGGACTGCAACCGGGCATCACCCGCCAACCTGAGCAAGGCCCCCGAAGGGGCGCTACGTTTCGCCAAAGCCTCGTAGTAGCCAGCTGATCTGGAAAATGCCTCCCGGGCTTTCGAATAGGAGCCACCTTTGGATGCCGACGAGCCCCGTTGGTAATAAAAGTCCGCCAGACGCCGGCTGAACCGCTTCCAGCGCTGCTGATCGGAGTTGGAAAGACTGTCGTACTTTCCGGGCGCGCTGAACATGGCCACGTAGTCCGCCCGCGCGGCCCGCGCCCTTGGCAAATCGCCTGCGCGCTCCCAGACCTCCGCAATCTGAGCCATGAAGAGAGCGTTCATCGGGTGATCCGGGGAATAGCGAACAAACGCCCGGTTGGTGTCCACGCTCTCTGAAAACTCACCACGGATCGCATAATAGTCGGCAAGCCTGTCAAACAGCAGATACGCCCAGTGCCTTTCTGGTGCCGTATCAAGCCACGCCATGAGACTGCCGGGCCCCGTCTTCCTGGCGGCCATCAAGGCCAGAACACGAAAGGTATCGTCAATGGTATCGACACTGGACTGGTCAACATCACGGATGCTTTCCGGGGTCGGTAAAAACTCATCAAGTACGGAGAGGAAGGTTCTGGCTGAACGCTCCCAGGCCGAGGGACCCTGTTTGAATTGACTCCAGCCCAACATGTATCCGGCTTTCGTCCTGAGCGGGCCCTGCTCTTCGGATTCAATCAAGGTGAGATAAACCGATTCCGCCTCGGCGTGGTCGCCAGCGGAGAAAGCTGATTCGGCAATTCGGAACCGGGCCTCAGGCACCAGTTCGGAGTCGGGGTAAAGACCAACGAGCTGCTTGAGACGTTCGATGGATTGTTCGGCCTGTCCCGTGAGTGCATGCGCCTTGGCCATCTGGTAGAGCAGTTCGTCCAGTCGACCGCTGAAAGACCCACGGGACAGAATGGACTCGTAACTGTCGATCACCTCCCGATACACTCGCTCTTCTTCTGCGGGCGAGAACCCTACGTCCTGTCCGGAACGATCGCGGA is a genomic window of Marinobacter sp. F4206 containing:
- a CDS encoding biopolymer transporter ExbD codes for the protein MKTSRKARRIQRHYGRMHKAGGLNLVSLMDIFTILVFFLMVNSSDVKVMQNTADVPLPESSAKQAAVENLTVQVTGGSILVQGREVARLSAIETSDTHIPGLSNELAYRRGRWSEIPEQGLEITIMAGRDTDYRLLRKIMQTCVDEQFRQVRLAVEAEVRNG
- a CDS encoding biopolymer transporter ExbD, which translates into the protein MRRRHRKFASSPELDITPFMNLMIVLVPVLLLGMVFSQIRMIELNFPGTGSAEDLTPKELKLVVTLIPDGMEIADSKHGVIRALPVTDGEQDFVGLRQVLQQIKRRVPDKTDIVLEVGPDIDYQTLVTAMDTVRSYPAVVAASVVEGELFPDVALMDAPENRELASREGSDSGEGA
- a CDS encoding MotA/TolQ/ExbB proton channel family protein translates to MLDTVIRFFQDGGPFMYPIAVVLAVGLAITLERFFYLASVRRRNRTAFEKGILPLLQKRDYHRAMKAASTSDSAIASIMGAGIGRLLNNSRREDIEYAMEEGLMEVLPRLEKRTQYLATLANVATLLGLLGTIIGLISAFTAVAAADPSQKASLLSESISVAMNTTAFGLMSAIPLLMFHALLQTRTNEIVDSFEMAGVKLLNIISDQKSQGAVA
- a CDS encoding tetratricopeptide repeat protein gives rise to the protein MMLDRWGVRQVFVGLCVGVLAACSGPVVKESEPVSPELALEFAREGKQAYEQGRKRAAEQAWRQAVELNPQDPVVVNNLAVLLQEEKKFAESASLLERGLRYSPEVAELHYNLAVIAELYLLDLQKALTHYERYREISGVEDKVVAGWIADLQRRLD
- a CDS encoding tetratricopeptide repeat protein; its protein translation is MKCLIPALLCFSQIASPALAQDSFRVELGRDGETIGDMRPVFLKFESRPLPAISPAEVARRYQRLFDSSDEPEVRIDALNRLANIRDRSGQDVGFSPAEEERVYREVIDSYESILSRGSFSGRLDELLYQMAKAHALTGQAEQSIERLKQLVGLYPDSELVPEARFRIAESAFSAGDHAEAESVYLTLIESEEQGPLRTKAGYMLGWSQFKQGPSAWERSARTFLSVLDEFLPTPESIRDVDQSSVDTIDDTFRVLALMAARKTGPGSLMAWLDTAPERHWAYLLFDRLADYYAIRGEFSESVDTNRAFVRYSPDHPMNALFMAQIAEVWERAGDLPRARAARADYVAMFSAPGKYDSLSNSDQQRWKRFSRRLADFYYQRGSSASKGGSYSKAREAFSRSAGYYEALAKRSAPSGALLRLAGDARLQSGEYAAALSGFQNAAYAEEEYGEAADAGWAAVVLLREGVDDIRRTPEFQPDLAALSVESERFAERFSDDPRLPGLTADLAARWFTEGDAKRALHYGEKTVANERASATERYPAWLTLAKVRQQQGEYGLAERAWKQVLEIMSENEIEGLERDAGASVRQQMATAIYRQGELAAANGNTEIAVDHFKRVGAALPNSEIATRGRYDAANALLKASQLYPAINELNRFRQDFPGHPLTEEVSAKLVHAYVASNQPASAATELLNAAGNAEDPWPLKLRAADLFHQAGETVNRNALYRDYLSAHSDADTAGQHLQMQTMRHRLMESVSDRYELQQELVDRELASPWHSEQTLAWAARSSMALGARAAASFSGMSLTHPLPESLDRKQRALESARQRFLDAEKLGGEQMRSESLYRRAELYRVLARDLMGSAVPTDLNELESMQYQMLLEEEAFPFEEKAIRLHSENHQRIAAQGYDAWIGKSLGVLADMNPGRYDRSVRWMTWALEASDDA